One genomic segment of Novosphingobium sp. RL4 includes these proteins:
- a CDS encoding tyrosine-type recombinase/integrase, translated as MVRLPKLKYVKFTRSKGKIYAYFDTGRKKSNGEPIRLPLPPYGTVGFYDSYSSFLGARTKRMANVPTIASVAELYQNSDDFKDRSEGTKKVYRITLKKVLAEFGEFPLEDVTRKRVYDVLDEIPGPASRNLFVAMLGVLFRYARSRDMTEANPIKDIRQAKTGEHEPWPDDLLTAALAADEAMIRLSVHLLNFTGQRLGDVLKLRWSDIRGGNVVMTQQKTAKPMIIRMHRDLIAELDQAPRLGMTIISHATGKPVGADFLRNLLKGFAAKLGHSVVPHGLRKNAVNSLLRAGCTIPEVQAITGQSVEMVMHYAKQVDQGALSEAAIIKLERGNRS; from the coding sequence AGAAAGAAATCCAACGGTGAGCCAATTCGATTGCCGCTCCCGCCGTATGGCACGGTCGGATTCTACGATAGCTATTCGTCATTCCTCGGCGCGCGAACCAAGCGCATGGCCAATGTCCCCACGATCGCCAGCGTGGCGGAACTCTACCAGAACAGCGACGACTTCAAGGATCGGTCAGAGGGCACCAAGAAGGTGTACCGAATCACCCTGAAGAAGGTCCTGGCAGAATTTGGGGAGTTCCCCCTGGAGGACGTGACCCGCAAGAGAGTCTACGACGTGCTTGATGAAATTCCAGGGCCAGCCTCCAGAAACCTGTTCGTGGCCATGCTGGGTGTTCTTTTCCGCTACGCCCGCTCGCGCGACATGACCGAAGCGAACCCGATCAAGGATATCCGGCAGGCGAAGACAGGCGAGCACGAGCCATGGCCCGACGATCTACTCACCGCTGCATTGGCGGCGGACGAAGCTATGATCCGTCTGTCTGTCCATCTGCTCAATTTCACCGGCCAGCGCCTAGGCGACGTTCTCAAGCTGCGCTGGTCAGACATCCGCGGCGGCAATGTCGTGATGACCCAGCAGAAGACGGCCAAACCTATGATCATCCGCATGCACCGCGATCTGATTGCTGAACTCGATCAGGCGCCGCGCCTTGGAATGACGATCATCAGCCATGCAACCGGCAAGCCGGTGGGCGCTGACTTCCTGCGGAACCTCCTGAAGGGGTTCGCTGCAAAGCTTGGGCATTCTGTTGTGCCGCACGGTCTCCGCAAGAACGCGGTCAACAGCCTCTTGCGCGCCGGATGCACCATCCCTGAGGTACAGGCCATCACGGGGCAGAGCGTCGAAATGGTAATGCACTATGCCAAGCAGGTCGATCAGGGAGCTTTGTCGGAGGCGGCCATCATCAAATTGGAGCGAGGAAACAGATCGTGA
- a CDS encoding sigma-70 family RNA polymerase sigma factor — MIEDPPDPNNSNAARKHDASPDEEPNEVLERTFLTMYRELLPYLENALGSSDAALDALQDTSEKLARRPAIDTVRDPRSYLRRMALNFGRNRRKAGARFLSVQQAWLEGIVDPAPDPEMREAARQDLAIVLDALAELPGRQRAIFFDKWRDGLALGEIAKLRGLHRRTVEKELKRAIDHLRLRVGRMT, encoded by the coding sequence ATGATCGAGGATCCCCCCGATCCGAATAATTCCAACGCTGCGCGCAAGCATGATGCGTCTCCCGATGAAGAACCCAACGAGGTTCTCGAGCGCACATTCCTTACCATGTACCGCGAATTGCTTCCCTATCTCGAAAATGCGCTCGGCTCGAGTGACGCAGCGCTGGACGCGCTGCAGGATACCTCGGAAAAACTGGCACGTCGGCCGGCGATCGATACGGTTCGCGATCCGCGGTCCTACCTTCGCAGAATGGCGCTCAACTTTGGACGAAATCGACGCAAGGCGGGAGCCCGTTTCCTGTCCGTTCAGCAAGCCTGGCTGGAGGGCATCGTCGATCCTGCTCCCGATCCCGAAATGAGAGAGGCCGCTCGTCAGGATCTTGCGATTGTCCTGGACGCGCTTGCGGAATTGCCTGGCCGGCAGCGCGCGATCTTTTTCGACAAGTGGAGAGACGGCCTCGCGCTTGGCGAGATCGCAAAACTGCGGGGTTTGCATCGTCGGACTGTCGAGAAGGAACTGAAGCGCGCCATCGATCATCTTCGCCTCAGGGTGGGCAGGATGACGTAA
- a CDS encoding transporter, whose translation MTKYKALAVTGAMLGLIGAAQAKANSGDGIAASVGGDFSSGTYGGDTRTDILVVPLALRYRAGNLRVTVALPWLHIAGSSAVVSDGDGGVIIDPHAPGSSRSGVGDMSIAGAYSIPEEALGLRLEMGARVKLPTGSRAKALGTGKVDFALSAEVSKTLGKFTPFISAGYRLPGQPKGSDLRNSWSASAGSSLMIGKSVLIGSYDYRQASSALASGSHEIFGAFSAPVSHRLTLTVYGSGGLSKGAPAYGVGSSLTLKI comes from the coding sequence ATGACAAAGTACAAAGCGCTGGCGGTCACCGGCGCGATGCTGGGGCTGATCGGCGCAGCTCAGGCCAAGGCAAATAGCGGCGACGGCATTGCCGCGAGCGTCGGCGGTGACTTCTCCAGCGGGACGTATGGCGGCGACACAAGGACCGATATTCTCGTGGTGCCGTTGGCGTTGCGTTACCGCGCCGGGAATTTGCGCGTTACGGTCGCTCTTCCGTGGCTGCATATCGCCGGCTCGTCTGCCGTGGTGTCCGACGGCGACGGCGGCGTCATCATTGATCCGCATGCGCCGGGTTCATCGCGCAGCGGTGTCGGCGACATGAGCATTGCGGGCGCCTATTCCATTCCGGAAGAAGCTCTTGGTCTAAGGTTGGAGATGGGCGCTAGGGTGAAGCTGCCGACCGGTTCGCGGGCCAAGGCGCTCGGCACCGGTAAAGTGGATTTTGCATTGTCCGCCGAAGTCAGCAAGACGCTTGGCAAATTCACGCCTTTCATTAGCGCGGGTTACCGTCTCCCCGGCCAGCCCAAGGGCTCAGATCTGCGCAACTCTTGGTCAGCTTCGGCGGGCAGTAGCCTGATGATCGGCAAATCGGTGCTGATTGGATCCTACGACTACCGTCAGGCAAGCAGCGCGTTGGCTAGCGGTTCGCATGAAATCTTTGGCGCATTTAGCGCGCCTGTGTCGCACCGCCTGACGTTGACCGTCTATGGCAGTGGCGGATTGAGCAAAGGAGCACCGGCCTACGGCGTCGGATCCAGCCTCACTCTGAAAATTTAA
- a CDS encoding outer membrane protein has product MRNWTMLSVAGALMLPAMATAAHAEDDKGIYAVARVGMAVKPDQRFDDSDLPASATFDDKTKYKSGFTGELGGGYDFGPVRVEQTGGYMSLKAKGLGDDDYSGSGRNKATFASIGAFVDIPTGSIVEPYIGGGVGAARVDASLGRTDELLGDTSSYSGKDWGLLWHVDAGVGIKVAPKVTVELGGRYTQISGLKFDGVNNGVPAVYEPTMRTLSGTLGVRYKF; this is encoded by the coding sequence ATGCGTAATTGGACGATGTTGAGCGTGGCGGGTGCCCTGATGCTGCCGGCAATGGCAACGGCGGCGCATGCCGAGGACGACAAAGGCATTTACGCCGTCGCACGTGTCGGCATGGCGGTGAAGCCTGATCAGAGGTTCGACGACAGCGACCTTCCGGCCTCGGCAACCTTCGACGACAAGACGAAATACAAATCCGGCTTCACTGGCGAACTTGGCGGCGGTTACGACTTCGGCCCTGTCCGTGTCGAGCAGACTGGCGGCTACATGAGCCTGAAGGCCAAGGGCCTTGGCGACGATGACTATTCTGGCAGCGGCCGCAACAAGGCGACGTTCGCTTCGATCGGTGCATTCGTCGACATCCCGACCGGATCGATCGTCGAACCCTACATCGGCGGCGGCGTCGGCGCCGCTCGCGTCGATGCGAGCCTGGGGCGTACGGATGAACTCCTGGGCGACACCAGCAGCTATTCGGGCAAGGATTGGGGCCTGCTATGGCATGTCGACGCCGGCGTCGGCATCAAGGTCGCGCCCAAGGTCACGGTCGAATTGGGCGGCCGTTACACGCAGATCAGCGGGCTCAAGTTCGACGGCGTCAACAACGGCGTTCCGGCCGTCTACGAGCCAACCATGCGCACGTTGTCGGGCACGCTCGGCGTTCGCTACAAGTTCTGA
- a CDS encoding DUF2141 domain-containing protein produces MRKPISYALAGMTILMAASGKPAHAATIANCKGPALEIEVEGLKDRIGMLVAELYPANETDFLDDAEDLVKSGKTFRRVTIPISPTDPPRLCVIAPAAGTYALIIIHNRDGKDKFSISKDGAALPAARSIGRSRPKVQQATIFVGNTPRSVAVRMQYLNGLGGFMMSNR; encoded by the coding sequence ATGCGCAAACCTATCTCGTACGCTCTTGCCGGGATGACGATCCTGATGGCGGCCAGCGGCAAGCCCGCACATGCAGCTACGATCGCGAACTGCAAGGGTCCTGCCCTCGAGATCGAGGTAGAAGGTCTCAAGGATCGCATCGGCATGCTGGTGGCAGAACTCTATCCCGCCAACGAGACCGACTTCCTGGACGACGCCGAAGACCTGGTCAAAAGCGGCAAGACCTTCCGGCGCGTCACCATCCCGATCAGCCCCACCGACCCGCCAAGGCTGTGCGTCATCGCTCCGGCAGCTGGGACTTACGCTCTCATCATCATCCACAACCGGGACGGAAAGGACAAGTTCAGCATATCCAAGGACGGGGCCGCCCTGCCCGCGGCGCGATCGATCGGCAGGTCACGCCCGAAGGTGCAGCAGGCCACGATATTCGTGGGCAATACGCCCCGCAGCGTTGCCGTCAGGATGCAGTACCTCAACGGCCTAGGCGGCTTCATGATGTCCAACAGGTAG
- a CDS encoding RcnB family protein: MKLPVFAALVAISLPATAATSAAQTHELRRDRQDIREAEDNLDRARRYGERRHVREAQKDLRDAHREYRADWREHRVRNRNLYARGDWHAPFRYQWFVPGAGIGPGYYSRRYDIGDFRRYHLPVPPRGARWVRHYDDVVLVDFKNGRVVNVIHDFFG; encoded by the coding sequence ATGAAGTTACCGGTTTTTGCGGCATTGGTCGCCATTTCCCTGCCGGCGACCGCAGCAACCTCGGCCGCGCAAACTCACGAACTTCGCCGAGATCGGCAGGATATACGTGAGGCCGAGGACAACCTCGACCGCGCTCGGCGCTACGGTGAACGCCGTCATGTGCGAGAGGCGCAAAAAGATCTGCGGGACGCCCACCGGGAATATCGCGCAGACTGGCGAGAACATCGTGTGCGAAACAGAAACCTTTACGCGCGCGGCGATTGGCATGCACCTTTCCGCTACCAGTGGTTCGTGCCGGGCGCGGGCATCGGGCCGGGCTATTACAGCCGCAGGTATGACATCGGCGACTTCCGCCGCTATCATCTGCCTGTTCCGCCGCGCGGCGCCCGCTGGGTCCGGCACTATGACGACGTCGTATTGGTTGATTTTAAGAACGGTCGCGTCGTGAACGTGATCCACGATTTCTTCGGATAG
- a CDS encoding RNA polymerase sigma factor: MADLPPDITPGLAGAFIANKDRLLRFFTSRTRDRAEAEEIVQEIYLRIALSSGPVGDPLGYLHRVGLNLVVDRARERQRRARREQDWAEVNTSRLGEDYVDERPSAFTEVAARQRAEQIGAAIAALPPGAAQVFRLHRIDGLSHSQIASQLGISRKGVEKHMATALRHLGREISE, encoded by the coding sequence ATGGCTGATCTGCCGCCCGATATTACCCCCGGTCTCGCGGGCGCGTTCATCGCGAACAAGGATCGCTTGCTGCGCTTCTTCACCAGCCGCACGCGCGATCGTGCCGAGGCCGAGGAAATCGTTCAGGAAATCTATCTACGCATCGCCCTCAGCTCCGGGCCGGTCGGAGATCCGTTGGGCTACCTCCACCGCGTCGGCCTCAATCTCGTGGTCGACCGGGCCCGCGAGCGGCAGCGCCGGGCGCGGCGAGAACAGGACTGGGCAGAAGTAAACACCTCCCGTCTGGGTGAGGACTACGTTGATGAGCGCCCATCTGCCTTCACCGAAGTGGCGGCGCGCCAACGGGCCGAGCAGATCGGTGCCGCGATCGCCGCACTGCCCCCAGGCGCGGCGCAGGTCTTCCGCCTGCACCGCATCGATGGGCTCAGTCATTCCCAGATTGCCAGCCAGCTGGGAATTTCGCGCAAGGGCGTGGAAAAACACATGGCGACCGCCCTGCGCCACCTGGGCAGGGAAATCAGCGAATGA
- a CDS encoding FecR family protein, with protein sequence MRDPRTEYDAADWHAQVLGGDVDWEEFAAWLDADPSHQATYDRLAMLDTEVAEWARYNGVLEAAKVVPHSTKSMRPWWIGGAIAASLVALVASVPLLTRPAGVNATVYATANAQKTIDLGQGSQIHLDARSQLAMGSGGHVRMDKGAAYFDIRGNAPRKLEIASGDFIVRDIGTRFTVARNQGKLFVAVEQGLVDISWHGDAAAHLKAGQAFEGDEQTGSSTVERITPEAVGSWRNGRLVYDEASLSTVASDLARHVNVPVEVDPGVANLKLSGVFSITNGSDLVDQITAILPVEAQRSGGRIRLVARAGR encoded by the coding sequence ATGCGTGACCCCCGAACCGAGTATGACGCAGCGGACTGGCACGCGCAGGTCCTGGGCGGCGACGTCGACTGGGAAGAATTCGCCGCCTGGCTCGATGCCGATCCCAGTCACCAGGCGACCTACGACCGGCTAGCGATGTTGGACACCGAGGTGGCTGAATGGGCGCGGTACAACGGTGTGCTCGAAGCGGCCAAGGTCGTGCCCCATTCGACAAAATCAATGCGTCCGTGGTGGATCGGTGGCGCCATTGCCGCCTCCCTTGTGGCGCTGGTCGCCAGCGTTCCCCTCCTCACACGCCCTGCGGGCGTCAACGCGACCGTCTATGCGACGGCAAATGCGCAGAAGACTATCGATTTGGGCCAGGGCAGCCAGATACATCTCGACGCACGAAGCCAGCTTGCGATGGGATCGGGCGGACACGTGCGGATGGACAAGGGCGCAGCCTATTTCGACATACGCGGCAACGCACCCCGCAAGCTGGAGATCGCGTCGGGCGACTTCATCGTGCGCGACATCGGTACGCGCTTCACCGTGGCCCGCAATCAGGGCAAGCTTTTCGTGGCCGTGGAACAGGGGCTTGTCGATATATCATGGCACGGCGACGCGGCGGCACACCTCAAGGCAGGGCAAGCTTTCGAGGGCGACGAGCAGACCGGCTCCAGTACGGTCGAGCGAATTACCCCGGAAGCCGTAGGAAGTTGGCGGAACGGCAGGCTGGTGTATGACGAAGCCTCGCTTTCGACGGTTGCTTCGGATCTCGCGCGCCATGTAAATGTTCCGGTAGAAGTCGATCCGGGCGTCGCCAATCTCAAGCTTTCAGGCGTATTCTCCATTACGAATGGCTCCGATCTTGTCGACCAGATTACCGCGATACTCCCGGTCGAGGCACAGCGTAGCGGCGGGCGTATTCGCCTTGTCGCTCGCGCTGGTC